taaaataaaatataaattaaataattcatcAAATCCCCAAAATCAACcgattcaaaccgaaccgaataatTTTAATCGATcaaaataaaatgatttaattcgatttaattttttatttattttaatttaattttaaaatataataatttacttaatttaattttaataattaaatttaatttaatttgaaccgAATACCAACCTCAGATAACCTCATATACATGCCACGATAAAGTAGACCCCCTACGATAGTACCATTATGAAATCTCCCGTCAGAAGTTagaatttagagaaaatagagcCGCTTCTTTTCCTAACGGGTGAGAAAAGACAAACAAGGATCTTAAGAACAATCTTTATATTGGGACCTCTGAAATCAATACATAATGTTGGTTTGGCAGCTcaaacaaatgaaaaaaaaaatgttggttTGGCAGGTCATCTAATCACaaatttctttttaactgaatttttttttctcacgTTAAACTAAAATCCACAATAAAAAAATCCTCAAAATTTATTCTTTTTCAGAAAAAAAGATTAATTTGTTCGCTCATCTTAGACATTGAAGTTCAATTAAACACAAATGTTAGGTTAATTAGATCTTGAAGATGGAAAATTGGATCAATATACCCAGCGAGATCTAGAAATTTTAGCTTATGATACTATATATACACGCGTATTTGAAtaaaaataaacattaaaaatattaaaaataaaaataataaattttatgaaattttttatatattttataaattattaaattttcagTTTATTGATTCCACCATATATACCTAATAAGCTAATCATTGTTTTTGTAATTAACTGTTTAAATTATCATGTCATAGTGAATTTAAcagtattgttttttttttttcaagtttctTTTCTCAATTAAGGATGGGAATTGtcactaatgaattgaattattatagtgaataaattaatctaatttagtgataattctatttattttttttaatttttaatagcatttaaattaaaattaaaataatgattcATATTTCTTTTAAGTACAATAAATAagcaacttaaaaaaaaaaagttaattatgAGAGCAAAATTAATAGATTTAATTGGAGCAACATTAAAAGTGAATTATATAGTTACTTTATAATAAAACTATTTTgttacaaaaaataaaataatttaataaaattttataatttatctcattaaatttttataaaataatttttttcgtaAAGTAAtagattataaaaaatttattaacttatcagaaaaaaataaaatttcttcaacatattaaattattatatttttctcaacattttaaattttaattaagatgTTAAATGTAAAATGCTAAATAAGTATACTTTATTtaactttatttataattttttaacattattaaaattatatgtttctttatgtgaaattttttttattaagttaataaattttttataattaatgacTTTacgaaaaaaaaaagtattattttataaaaaattaataaaataaattataaaattttattaaattaccttattttttataacaaaataaatttattttattttaaatcaagTGACTATAGAATACACCAACATTTAAAATAAGCTAACGATATGAAGCATTTCATGGGGACAATAGGAGCAAGTGCCACCATTGCCCCATGCTAAATCTACCCATGAATACCGTAAATTTTTTGATAATTTATCCTTTCTTTTTCAAAACACTTGATTCTCAAAAtcccaaatcaacatcatttaggttaaaaaaaaaaatctccaaaaaaacaaaaaagtccATGGCTTGCATGTTCTAAAGGAATCCAATTTGTTTTCTTTGATTCCGTTGCGTGCAAGTTAGGGATTCATTATCATTTGTGTGAAAGTAGTGCCCTCCTGCTTATATAAGGATGAAAGGTAAGCAACTaagcatgttattgaaatttcaggtttttttttttagggaGAAGGAATTTAAGCATAATTAGACGTTTAGATTCAATTAGCGAATAATTTTGTTTGAAGGAAGAAAGAGGATGATGTGTCCATGGAGGACCAAGGGCAAAGAGATATTCATTTTTCCCTTTAACTAATGGCAAATTGAACTAATTATAAAAGGAGAAATTAATTCATTAGCAAAATAATATCTTTGagctttaaactccatttgttttgaaaaatatttttctgaaaaaATATAAGCACttaaaaaattatcaataaaaaatattttccttaaattttattaaaatataaaaacattaatgcatacataatataaatacatatcaTTAACAACCAAATAATAAACAGTGACAGATCCATCTGTCAGTGAACTAGTCATTTGAAATCCTATATTGGTTGTAGAATGCGTGAACATGAATTATATGAGaacaataattatattaatattgcTATGATTTTAACAGTGATTCATTTTTATCACTAACTTGTGTATGCTTATAATTTatctttgacaaaaaaaaaaaatttttattaaaaatattttcataaaaaaaaatctacgaaaaatattttttacatataaattattttttatgaaataaataaagGCTTAATCATTAAAACTAAAGCCAATAAAATTTTATCTTCTTCCATGAGTCTCTATTCAAGTTGATAAAACTAAAgccaaaagaaaaattatttataaaaaaaattaattaaagaatttacctagcatttaataattaaaaatcctCAATCACTTAGAATAATAGAAAAAACATAActggaaaaaaattaaaaatttaatgaataaaatattataattaaaatgtgAAGTAtttcaaatatttaaaaaatttcaaatctctaaaaaaaaaaaaaagggaaaaacccAAACCATAGGTACTcatgaacatacctcataaaTTAGCAGTGATTTCACTACTTCACTGCCCATTGGATCAATATGCCAGGATGATAGAGATTTTACCATCGTGTAACAACAGCTccataaattcattaaaaataagcTTCCTTTTGCATACCTTTGATCAGAAATCTGAATTTATGCTAGCAATCATAAACAGTTGATATTGGAAATGATAAAGAATCCAAGAAACCCACAATCAGCATGACAATAAGACAGTTTGCATGAATGAGTATTGAGGCTACTTAAAGGTCAAAATGAGTAGGAATTTAGGTGGACTACTTTATTAAACAAGGATTAAAGGGTTGTAGGGCTGTTCATGGTAACACTAGAACAGACAAAATAAACGAGTTTAGGCTTTAGCACCTAAACTTCCTTGGGCATCACATCTTAAGGTAGAGTTGCATCACACAATCCACGAAACATAACTGCTGGTATTTTTTTCAATAACAAAACTGCATTATGAGCATTATAATcattggtattttatttattgaCTGAAACTAATCCCAAAACTTTAACTTTAAGCAAAGACTTCACAACTAATCATCTAAGGATTTAGGTCTGTTTAGCATTGCTATTTGAGCTATTGTTGAGAAAAACACTATCTCAGAAATGTTTATTAAGGgcctttaatttcaatttaaatttgacatattttaatcataaaaatttcaaatcagcaaaataattttttcaaacagTTTTTTCAAAAGCATCTAAATGGATGCTTTTCTAAAAACCAATTTCAAACTAGTATTTTGGCCTCCCAACTACAATATGGAGCCTTAGATTGCCccactccaaaaaaaaaaaaaggaacaagAAGAAATACTATTATCCTAGACCATCAAGGACTAAAATTAAAACTCGAACAAAAATTAAGACCCCTAAAGGCTAAAGACATCAAGATAAATTTTCCAGCAAAGCTGAAACTAAAGTCAGATATGTAAATCTAGATCAAGTAAACCCCATATTAAATCAGGGCAATTATTCTCAACGTGCTGTCTTTAATCTTGTGTTTCCCCAATCCCTTTGTTGCAAGTATCACAACAACAAAAATGAAGGGATGGATGCATGAAAGGATGGAAGACAAAGACCACTGCTATGGCTGATAATTATCAGTATATAGAGGTAAAACTATGAATTAAAATAGCGCATTACCTATACAGCATGAACAAGACAAAGGTAAGGAGATGCAGAATAAACAGCCGCATAAAATGTTATGACTGCCACATATCTATAAtttttgacaaaataaaatcgagTATAACTTCTCTAGTTAGACGAGTAGAGCATGTTAGGttaaaggatagaaagaaaaaaaagggtagacctaaactgacttggaggagagtagtacaacatgacctagaagcattacacatttccaaggatttaacccaaaatcatttagagtggagaaagagaatccatatagccgaccccaaatttttgagataaaggcttagttgagttgagttgagtataactTCTCCACTGAGCAGATAATAAGGAAAATACAGCATGACATCTAGGATGATTTCCATCTCCTCTTTAATGTATCCCAAAATATACATGAACATTTGATGTGGAGCATGTTAATGCAGAAgcagtatttttatttttatttctttaatttttcctaCTCAGTTTTAATGTTTCCTATTCTAATtaagtttttatatatatattgatttccAATTCCATCTAGGAATTAGATAATTTCCTACTAGTTTTAGAGATTTGATTTATAAAACTCTGCAGTTTTTTTTCCTCAATACTTGTATAATGTGTGCGAGTGTGAGTTCTTTCCTTAAGCTTCATGCTGCGTTAGGTGATATGAGAGTTGGGAAATCACCCCAATCGAGATGGCTTACCCTGTCAGAGGTGGCAATTACATCAGTTTCCCATGACAGTAATCGGGGAACTAGAGCCCTTGACCTTAGAGACAACACATTACAATGATTGGAACAACGTCTGGAGCAATAGATGGATCTCAAAAGTGAGCATTATCAAGAGACGCTTCAAAGAAATTGCAGATAGCCTTAGTGCTTTGGGAATCAATGCAAACAGGAACTGAGTAAAAACTAGAAGGCCAAGAGATAGTGCTGCTCATGGTGACCCTATTTACTAACCAATTTCTGCTCATAGACAATATGCCTATAATGAAGACTCGAAAGAGGAGGATGTTTATGACCTCCATGACTATCCCAAGCATCAACAGCAATGTGAGGAGAAGAGGTACGTATGGGAAGTATGAAAAAATCGATTGAAAACTGACATTCCTAATTTTTAAGGAGATGTCAACATAGAAGAATTCTTAGATTGGATCGCAAAGGTGTATAGATTCTTTGACCATGTGGACATAGCACCTTGAAAAATGAGTCAAATTGGTGGCTTATCAATTGAACAGGTGGTGCTTCTGCTTGGTGGGAATAGCTACAATAAAGCAAGAAGCAAGAAGCAAGAAGCAAGAAGGTAAAGAGCCAACTCCTGCTTCATATATGATGAAGTATTTCTTGGAACAAGATTTTATACCTCTAGATGTTGAGCAGATTTTACTCCAACAGAAACAATGTTGGAATATCACTTTTGAGAAAAAGTCTCACATCGTCAGTgtacaaaaaaattaaaaggcATATAAGTGTTTGCAAACCACACCAAAAAGGCTTAGGTTATTTTGGTGATGGGGAGCCAGTTTCAACGTTTAGCCTGCCATTTGATATTCACACTCTTAGGTCCATAATTCTCAACTTGATATTAGAGcatgtcaattttagttctgtttCCTATTGTTGAGGCTGCATTTCAGTTTTAGGTTTTAAGTGCCAATTGGATGTCCCGGTTACCACCTGAGGGAGAGTGTTAGAATATCACTTGCAGGAACAAGTCCTACATTGGCACTGTACAAGAAAATTAAAAGGCATACAAGTATTGGCAAATCAAACCAAAATGGCTTAGGCCATTTCGGTGATGAAACATGCAACTTAAAGTGGAAGAGTCTAATCTCGAAGACTCTGAACTAGAAACTTTGATCAAGTTACCTTCTACTATGATTGAAGACGAAGAGCTTAAGAATGTGTCATAGGGAATGAAAATTATCATTTCTTAGAGATTTCAATGGAAATTGAGGAAAGACAATCCATGGAGGCAACAATGGAGAGTGAAGAAACTCAAGTCATGGAGTTAATGGAAGCTAAAGATTTATCTAACTCTTTACCCTCTattatttcttttgattttatttGTTCAAGAGTTTTTGTGGATATAATGGAGAATTGAAAGTTGCTCAACCTAATCTTGCTCGGTTCACCATTATATCGACTAAGAAACTAATAAGGTGTGCTCCCCTAAAAAAGTTCATAATTCTTCAatactttaaaatttatttcaagTAGAGAAGAATGGTATGGAAGTTGACAgtacaaaatttgggtttgttgcaAGTTGTTCTAACTCAAGGATGAGTTATTTTTCAAATGGGGAGTATAATGAGGAGCATGTTCATGTAGAAgctgtatttttatttttattttttttatttttcttattcaatTTTAATGTTTCTTATTCTAAttacgttttttttttttaatttccttttaattttagtttcctATTCCATCCAACACTTAAATAGTTTCCTTCTATTTAGGAtttgtttctttttattttaattaggatTAGTATTGTTAAAAGGCAAGCGAGGTGATCCTCTTGCACCCCCTGCAAGCGTCCCTAGTGACAGAGGCGATAGGCGCCAAGGCCCTGAGGCGATGCCGATTTGAAGGaacggtaaatttttttttttattattctttttaATTGTCTTTTAACCCATATAAAATTAAAACCCTACTTGGCTACCTAGCGCAAATGAGAAAAGGAGAAACACAACAGCTCCTCTCTTTCAACAACGGGTatgtctttctctctctctctcctcttcttctttttctttcctctttttcttttcctcttctCCTCTATTCTGGTCTTCTCTAAAACACAGTAGTACCATTCacactttcttttttctttttactttttttgttcttctttttctctccttctctcttcttCAATTCTATGGTATTCAATATTGGTCTTTTACTTTTATATAGgtattgttaatttgttgttTAATTTTATATGAGTATTGTTAATTTATTCTCTAAAACATGGTAAGTTTTCTTTTATATGTATAATTTGATAATTTGTTGTTTAATTTACATGGGTATTGTTAATTTATTGTTAAACTAGTTAAAAGTATGAATTTTTATGTTAGAAAtccatatataaatataatttagacAATTTAGGCTATGGTGCCTTCTTCAAAAAGGCCCTCACCTCACCTCTCGTCTAAGGCCATAGGGTACCTTATTGCCTTAGTATCTCCTCTCGCCTTGATAACACCAGCCAAAAAGCTTCCAAAACATTTAACTAACATATATTAAAAAGAAATGGAATAATATGCATGAAGGGAAAATAAAACATGCAATTAAAACTAAAAAGCCATTTGCATGTGCATATCAGAGAGAGGCTAGAAGGAAGGAGTAAGAGGGGACCAATTACTATGGTTGGAAAGTTACCAAAATTCCAGGATATCAATGAGAGAAAAAGAGAGCATTGATCATATTACTAGAAGAGGACAAGGCAAAGGAAATAGGACATGGAAGATTATGCTCACCACAAAGCTTTTCCATTAATGACTGTAACAGATATACCACAATGAAAGCTTCACTAGATGGATCAAAAAGGAATTTACAGAATCATATCTAGGAAGGTCTCCATCTCCTTGAGAGGCTATCAAATCTGTCCCTTGCACTGGTACCCTCCTTATAAAAGGTAGTCTTCAACTTTGACATAGTTGattcatatattttaatttttctatcaAGCATATCTTCTGCAAACCTCCTCACCTCCGATAACCTACCCAAATTACAAAGGCCTATGAGAAGCATGTTTGCGCTCTCATCAAGCTCAAGGGGCAAAACATGGTTCTCAACCATGTAGTTCCATATCTCAATTGCCATTTCAGGATCATCACCATCCATCAACACTGTGATGGCTACAGCGCAATCATGATAAGTGGGGGGCATTTCATTCTTGATCATCTCACAGAAGAACTTGCCTACTTGGGAAACCTTTTTATCTTTTATCAGACGATgaaaaatcatattataagttaaaataTCTGGAAAAGCTCCATTGAAGACCATCTCATCAAGCAACCGAAATGCATTGTCAATGTCACTCTTGTTGCAAAGCAAGCTAATCATCCTATTGTACATAATCAAATTAGGCACTACCCCACTGTCCAGCATTGTATCCCACAATGGGACAGAATTCACATAATCATTCTGCTTACAAAGCATAtcaagagtattagagaaaaatttCAAACCTGGGATGCAAGCCTTCCCCTTCATAACATTGAGGAACTTGAGAGCCTCATCTATTTGCGAGGCTTGAACAAGTGTGGTCAAAAACGCATCATATGCAGGTACGTTTGATGGGCTCCATCCAATGCGAACAACCATCTCGTCAAATGTAATCCTTGCTTTTGCAGGGTTGCCTTCCTTCTCCCACCCTTCCAACAAAATAGCAAATGTATCACCATCTGGGGGTATCTTAGATTTTATCCTTTCAAAAAACTCCAATGCCCTTATAGTCTGATTATCCTCCCTACACATAGCGCTCAAAAGCGAATTCACAGCAACAACATCTTGCTGAATACCATACTTATCCATAacttcaaagctcattatagcttCATTAAACCTACCAGCTGCACAATAACTCCCAAAAACAGAAGCAAAAGTCGCCATTGACAATACATTTTCTTGCTTCATAGAACGAATGGCATCCCACATGCAATCGAAAAGCTGATTCCTGCCAAGCAAATCCACCATCAGGTTCCACGCATAAGGGGTAGGCTTATGTGCCCGGCCCACCCACCGGAAAAACACCACAGAAGAAGAGGGATTGCTGTAATTGAGCTTGAGGACTTGATGAACAAGATCAGGGGCAGGAGGAATTCCAGTTGAGGAGAGTGCAGACTCGATATCCTTAGGGTCGGTGTGAGTTAGGATCTCAGAGAAGAGTCTGACTGATGAGGAAATATTGACGGCGTCCATGTGGGTTGGGTAGTGGTGGGATTGTGAAAGGTGTGGAAATTGGAGCTTGTTCCTAGCGTTTTCAGTCAGAGCTTCCACGGCTAGGGTTTATAAAGGAACAAAAAAGTAGAATTAAGGAGAAATGAGACAAGTTTCTTCATAAGCTTTTCAATCTCTAAAAGAATAGAAGCTTTGCTGGGTAGGCGACTGGGATGGGTTTAAGGGGTCTAAATATAATTAatcattaggaaaaaaaaaaattgattttaataaaattaataaaaaaaattgaaaaatttatattattaaatgcataatattttttatttataacaattataatttattttaataaaaaaatttaattaatatattaattaataaaaattaaattattttagttaatttaattattaaattaaaatattactaaaaattttaaaaattatttattaaacatattcacattaaaataattaaattttaatgtcaaTTCAAATATACAGCCCTAAATTTTGTCAgcattttgaatttttgaaaaacATTTTTTCTTTAAACAAAGAAAGCAAGCTAAGTTGCTATTCAGCAACAGTAGCCAGCTCAGGTCCAGAAACTCCATGCGCAAAAGCTGCCAATAGACCATTTGATAAATCTGAAAGAGGAACGAATGCAGggaaaaattactatttactCTCTGTATAGTAATTAGTTTTTGCTTTCCCATAAAagctttccaaaaattcaaaattcTCATAAATTTAGTGATGTACATTATCAGGTTATAAATGAATAGttgaattgaattattaaaatttaattattttaatataaatttgtttaataagtaatttttaaaatttttagtttaagttataatttgattatttttaatttaataattacatTAATATTTACTCTATGTATGGTAATTAGTTTCTGGACCTGAGTTGGCTGTTGCTGCTGATATAGCAACATAGCTTGCTTTCCTTATTTTAGAAGAAaagatttccaaaaattcaaaattacaaTAAATTTAGAGCTGTACATTATCATGTTATAAATGAATAGTTGAAttgaattattgaaatttaattattttaatataaatatgtttaataagtaatttttaaaatttttagtttcagttataatttgattatttttaatttaataattacatTAATATTTACTCTCTGTATAGTAATTAGTTTATGGGCCTGAGTTGGCTGTTGCTGCTGATATAGCAGCATAGCTTGCTTTCCTTGTTTTAGAAGAAAagctttccaaaaattcaaaattcCAATAAATTTAGGGTTGTACATTATCATGTTATAAATGAATAGTTGAATTGAATTactgaaatttaattattttaatataaatatgtttaataagtaatttttaaaatttttagtttcagttataatttgattatttttaatttaataattacatTAATATTTACTCTCTGTATAGTAATTAGTTTCTGAGCCTGA
The Hevea brasiliensis isolate MT/VB/25A 57/8 chromosome 18, ASM3005281v1, whole genome shotgun sequence genome window above contains:
- the LOC110671036 gene encoding pentatricopeptide repeat-containing protein At1g77360, mitochondrial, with the protein product MDAVNISSSVRLFSEILTHTDPKDIESALSSTGIPPAPDLVHQVLKLNYSNPSSSVVFFRWVGRAHKPTPYAWNLMVDLLGRNQLFDCMWDAIRSMKQENVLSMATFASVFGSYCAAGRFNEAIMSFEVMDKYGIQQDVVAVNSLLSAMCREDNQTIRALEFFERIKSKIPPDGDTFAILLEGWEKEGNPAKARITFDEMVVRIGWSPSNVPAYDAFLTTLVQASQIDEALKFLNVMKGKACIPGLKFFSNTLDMLCKQNDYVNSVPLWDTMLDSGVVPNLIMYNRMISLLCNKSDIDNAFRLLDEMVFNGAFPDILTYNMIFHRLIKDKKVSQVGKFFCEMIKNEMPPTYHDCAVAITVLMDGDDPEMAIEIWNYMVENHVLPLELDESANMLLIGLCNLGRLSEVRRFAEDMLDRKIKIYESTMSKLKTTFYKEGTSARDRFDSLSRRWRPS